From Bacteroidota bacterium, one genomic window encodes:
- the hemL gene encoding glutamate-1-semialdehyde 2,1-aminomutase has protein sequence MKREKSESLFEKAKQYFPGGVNSPVRAFRSVGGTPLFIEKGDGCHIWDADGNKFIDFCGSWGPLINGHNNSAVREAIIDAVSSGTTFGAPTRKENELAELILSNNRFIEKIRFVSSGTEAVMSALRLARGVTGKSVIIKFDGCYHGHVDSLLVNAGSGLSTFGISSSAGVTEAVSKDTMVLPLNDRRAVEIAISDYKEDIAAIIIEPIPANNGLILQDKEYLQFLRDITKKNDILLIFDEVISGFRVGFEGAAGYYGIQPDIITYGKIIGGGMPVGAYGASKEIMSHISPDGNVYQAGTLSGNPVAMNAGIAQLKICLQPDFYKNLNSKTEKFVQSINDFASKNNYLFKIFRIGSIFWFAFTDKEFVRTSTDIESESMKFFREMHSDLLESGVYLGPSGYEVGFVSSAHSEEILDAAAKKICNSLTKIFTTSTERVS, from the coding sequence ATGAAACGCGAAAAATCAGAATCCCTCTTCGAAAAGGCTAAACAATATTTTCCCGGCGGAGTAAATTCACCTGTCAGAGCATTTAGATCTGTTGGCGGCACACCTCTGTTTATTGAAAAGGGTGATGGATGTCATATCTGGGATGCTGATGGTAATAAGTTCATTGATTTTTGCGGATCATGGGGCCCGTTGATCAACGGTCATAACAACTCCGCTGTACGAGAGGCAATAATTGATGCAGTAAGTTCAGGAACAACATTCGGCGCTCCGACCAGAAAAGAAAATGAACTTGCGGAATTGATCCTTTCTAATAACCGGTTCATTGAAAAGATTCGTTTCGTATCGTCAGGAACAGAAGCTGTAATGTCTGCATTAAGATTAGCGCGTGGTGTAACAGGTAAATCGGTGATAATAAAATTTGATGGCTGTTATCATGGCCATGTTGATTCACTTTTGGTGAATGCCGGCAGCGGACTTTCTACTTTTGGAATTTCATCTTCGGCCGGAGTAACGGAAGCTGTTTCTAAAGACACTATGGTTTTGCCTTTGAACGATCGCAGAGCAGTGGAGATTGCAATTTCAGATTACAAAGAAGATATAGCAGCTATTATTATTGAACCAATACCTGCTAACAATGGATTGATCTTACAGGACAAAGAATATCTTCAATTCCTCAGAGACATTACAAAGAAAAATGATATTCTTCTGATCTTTGACGAAGTGATCTCCGGATTCAGAGTTGGTTTTGAAGGTGCTGCGGGTTATTATGGAATTCAGCCTGACATTATCACCTATGGAAAAATCATTGGCGGCGGTATGCCTGTTGGTGCTTATGGTGCAAGTAAAGAAATCATGTCACATATTTCTCCCGATGGGAATGTATATCAGGCAGGAACACTTTCAGGAAATCCTGTTGCAATGAATGCTGGTATAGCTCAGTTGAAAATCTGTCTTCAACCGGATTTCTACAAAAACCTGAATTCAAAAACAGAAAAATTTGTTCAATCTATCAATGATTTTGCAAGTAAAAATAATTACTTGTTTAAGATCTTCAGGATTGGTTCAATTTTCTGGTTTGCATTTACAGACAAAGAATTTGTACGGACTTCCACAGATATTGAAAGTGAGAGCATGAAATTTTTCCGTGAAATGCACAGTGACCTTCTTGAAAGCGGAGTTTATCTGGGGCCATCAGGCTATGAAGTCGGATTCGTTTCCTCCGCACATAGCGAAGAGATTTTAGATGCTGCAGCAAAAAAGATCTGTAATTCACTTACAAAGATCTTTACAACATCAACGGAACGGGTTTCCTAA
- the kynU gene encoding kynureninase, whose amino-acid sequence MFEFKNTAEFAASMDKNDPLISFADEFYFPIMDGKKVIYLTGNSLGLQPKSTQDYVLSELEDWATFGVEGHFHGRNPWYSYQEILTDQLATLLGALPVEVVAMNSLTTNLHLLMVSFYRPTASRNKIICEYDAFPSDLYAVQSQAAYHGFDPDKTVVMLKAREGEYLLRTEDIISAIEKEGASLATVMLGAVNYYTGQFLDLKRIADAAHKVGATVGFNLAHATGNVMLKLHDWDVDYACFCSYKYLNAGPGGVSGIFIHEKFADDKTIPRFAGWWGNDPETRFTIPRTFVPARGARSWQLSNAPVLPMAALKASLDIFEDAGFDELRKKSVQLTSYLQFVLEEVNKNYKSASGKDALKIITPSSPEERGCQISIIINENGKEVHRKLTDNGVIVDWREPDVIRAAPVPLYNSFSDVFEFGKQLADALQ is encoded by the coding sequence ATGTTTGAATTTAAAAACACCGCTGAATTTGCAGCATCAATGGATAAAAATGACCCATTGATTTCTTTTGCTGATGAATTCTATTTTCCAATCATGGATGGAAAGAAAGTTATCTATCTGACGGGGAATTCACTAGGCTTACAACCTAAATCTACGCAGGATTATGTGCTATCAGAATTGGAAGACTGGGCAACATTCGGAGTTGAAGGACATTTCCATGGAAGAAATCCATGGTATTCTTATCAGGAAATTCTGACAGATCAGTTGGCTACCTTATTAGGTGCATTGCCCGTTGAAGTTGTTGCCATGAATTCACTGACAACGAATTTGCATTTGCTGATGGTCTCTTTTTACCGGCCAACTGCTTCACGTAATAAGATCATTTGTGAATATGATGCTTTTCCTTCCGACTTATATGCTGTTCAGTCGCAAGCCGCGTACCATGGATTTGATCCTGACAAAACAGTTGTCATGCTTAAAGCTCGTGAAGGCGAATATTTATTGCGAACAGAAGATATTATTTCTGCTATTGAAAAAGAAGGTGCATCACTTGCAACTGTGATGTTGGGCGCCGTTAATTATTATACCGGACAATTTCTGGATCTTAAACGGATTGCCGATGCTGCACACAAAGTTGGTGCGACTGTCGGTTTTAATCTTGCACATGCTACCGGAAATGTAATGCTGAAACTTCACGATTGGGATGTTGACTATGCATGTTTCTGCAGCTACAAGTATCTTAATGCCGGACCCGGAGGTGTATCAGGTATTTTTATTCACGAGAAATTTGCTGATGATAAAACTATTCCCCGGTTTGCAGGCTGGTGGGGAAATGATCCTGAAACGCGCTTCACCATTCCAAGAACATTTGTTCCTGCACGCGGTGCAAGAAGCTGGCAATTATCAAATGCACCCGTACTTCCTATGGCTGCCCTCAAAGCCTCACTCGACATTTTCGAAGATGCCGGCTTCGATGAATTAAGAAAGAAGAGTGTTCAACTTACATCTTATCTTCAATTTGTTCTGGAAGAAGTAAACAAAAATTACAAATCGGCTTCCGGTAAGGATGCATTGAAAATAATTACTCCATCTTCTCCGGAAGAAAGAGGTTGCCAGATCTCAATTATTATTAATGAAAATGGAAAAGAAGTTCACAGGAAATTAACAGATAATGGAGTGATCGTCGACTGGCGTGAGCCGGATGTGATCAGAGCGGCACCTGTTCCTCTTTACAATTCTTTCAGTGATGTGTTTGAGTTTGGAAAACAACTTGCCGATGCATTGCAATAA
- a CDS encoding FAD-dependent monooxygenase, with product MSTENKNITILGAGLVGSLLSIYLSRRGYNVSIYERRVDMRKATIVAGRSINLALSDRGWRGLKGVGIEEAIRKVAIPMDRRIMHNVKGELTSQQYGESGQSIYATSRGVLNCVMMDEAEKSGVKIHFNHRCTGIDIENNISKFDYNGVEVEVKSRLIFSADGAFSAGRLQMQLSTDRFEYSQNYLKHGYKELLIPAGDGEKFLMEKNALHIWPRGGYMLIALPNLDGSFTCTLFFPFEGTDSFASIKSESDCEEFFNRVFPDAIKLMPDVAKQFFHNPTGSLVTVKCFPWTVKDKLCLIGDAAHAIVPFYGQGMNCGFEDCTVLDQLMEKHGDNWEKILNEFQESRKPNSDAIAELAVMNFVEMRDLVGSKEFLLRKKIEARIHDKFPDKWLPLYSQVTFSDIPYSVALANGKKQDEIMRKVMNLSGIEEKWDSSEVETMILGAINS from the coding sequence ATGAGTACAGAAAATAAAAATATTACAATTCTTGGAGCAGGTTTAGTTGGCTCTCTCCTTTCAATTTACTTGTCTCGCCGTGGATATAACGTTTCTATCTATGAAAGAAGAGTTGATATGCGCAAAGCAACTATTGTGGCGGGAAGATCGATCAATCTTGCCTTATCAGACAGAGGCTGGCGTGGGTTAAAAGGTGTAGGAATTGAAGAAGCAATCCGTAAGGTTGCTATTCCAATGGATCGCCGTATCATGCATAATGTGAAAGGCGAATTGACATCACAACAATACGGTGAAAGCGGACAATCTATCTATGCAACATCAAGAGGTGTTTTGAATTGTGTGATGATGGATGAAGCTGAAAAAAGCGGCGTGAAGATCCATTTCAATCATCGGTGTACAGGTATAGATATTGAAAATAATATTTCAAAGTTCGATTATAATGGAGTTGAAGTTGAAGTAAAAAGTCGACTGATATTCAGTGCTGACGGAGCCTTTTCTGCAGGTCGTTTGCAAATGCAGTTAAGCACCGATCGTTTTGAATATTCTCAGAATTATCTTAAGCACGGCTATAAAGAATTACTGATTCCCGCAGGTGATGGAGAGAAATTTCTCATGGAAAAAAATGCTTTGCACATCTGGCCTCGCGGAGGTTATATGTTGATTGCCTTGCCAAATCTGGATGGAAGTTTTACATGTACATTGTTCTTCCCATTTGAAGGAACGGATTCCTTTGCTTCAATAAAAAGTGAAAGTGACTGTGAAGAATTCTTCAACCGGGTCTTTCCTGATGCCATTAAATTAATGCCTGATGTTGCTAAACAATTTTTTCATAATCCTACCGGTTCACTTGTTACAGTAAAATGTTTTCCCTGGACTGTGAAAGATAAACTTTGTCTGATCGGTGATGCAGCTCATGCTATCGTTCCGTTTTATGGACAAGGGATGAATTGTGGCTTTGAGGATTGTACTGTGCTTGATCAACTGATGGAAAAGCATGGTGATAACTGGGAAAAAATATTGAATGAATTTCAGGAATCAAGAAAACCTAATTCAGATGCAATAGCAGAATTGGCGGTAATGAACTTTGTTGAAATGAGAGATCTTGTAGGAAGCAAAGAATTTTTGCTTCGCAAGAAAATAGAAGCAAGGATCCATGATAAATTTCCGGATAAATGGCTGCCACTTTATTCGCAGGTAACATTCAGTGACATACCATATTCTGTTGCTCTTGCAAATGGAAAAAAGCAGGATGAGATTATGCGTAAGGTGATGAATCTTTCAGGTATTGAAGAAAAATGGGATAGTTCAGAAGTTGAGACAATGATCCTTGGAGCTATAAATTCATAA
- a CDS encoding MBL fold metallo-hydrolase has product MLKINSFTFNPFQENTYVLSDETNQCVIVDPGCYTPEEKSELANFIESNKLKPVKILLTHAHIDHVLGINFLAGKYNLPIVMNAIEIELLKSAGVYGQMWGVQVEPSPDPTEFLEDGDVFKFGSIELEVLFTPGHSPGSLSYFHRSSGQLLAGDVLFNGSIGRTDLPGGNFEILEKSIRTKLYTLPDNVIVFSGHGPTTTIGREKRGNPFVSE; this is encoded by the coding sequence ATGCTTAAAATAAACAGCTTTACTTTCAATCCTTTTCAGGAAAATACATATGTCCTGAGCGACGAAACAAACCAATGCGTGATCGTAGATCCCGGTTGTTATACTCCGGAAGAAAAATCAGAATTAGCCAACTTTATTGAATCTAACAAACTGAAACCGGTAAAGATCTTACTTACACATGCGCATATTGACCACGTTTTGGGTATCAATTTTTTAGCAGGAAAATATAATTTACCAATAGTAATGAATGCAATTGAAATTGAATTGCTGAAATCAGCCGGTGTTTATGGACAAATGTGGGGCGTGCAGGTAGAGCCTTCACCAGACCCTACAGAATTTTTAGAAGATGGCGACGTATTCAAATTCGGAAGCATAGAACTGGAAGTCTTGTTTACTCCTGGTCATAGTCCAGGAAGTCTATCTTATTTTCACCGCTCATCCGGACAATTACTAGCTGGAGATGTCCTTTTTAATGGAAGTATAGGGCGAACAGATCTACCCGGAGGTAATTTTGAAATACTTGAGAAAAGTATCCGGACAAAATTATATACACTCCCCGACAATGTAATTGTTTTTTCCGGCCATGGACCTACAACGACGATTGGCAGGGAGAAAAGAGGGAATCCTTTTGTTAGCGAATAG